The following proteins come from a genomic window of Paenibacillus sp. CAA11:
- a CDS encoding type III-B CRISPR module-associated protein Cmr5: protein MKAVEWDITKPLISDQNNDYLFLSQKVLRASVWFKRYAEAILQVQQGIEIEETSMDSEIVEDKR from the coding sequence TTGAAGGCCGTTGAGTGGGATATCACTAAACCATTGATCAGCGATCAAAATAACGATTATTTATTTCTCTCTCAAAAAGTGCTCAGAGCTTCAGTCTGGTTTAAGCGATACGCGGAGGCGATCCTGCAGGTTCAGCAGGGAATCGAAATCGAAGAGACCTCCATGGATAGCGAGATTGTGGAGGACAAGCGATGA
- the cmr6 gene encoding type III-B CRISPR module RAMP protein Cmr6 — protein MNVYLELSKGYWGIGESGLSLEAVVKESDKKSKFYRDLVKGYWETWESEEQCSFYSKCYERYYDIENQPILSIEVQADSPLAIGHGGVSVLETGLLLHPIYGVPFLPASALKGVASRYAHKSLGQTYPSLLRTGHDYQVIFGTQASAGYVHFHDALITPESVKSALKQDVLTPHHKDYNGIILTEEADSGRSKAYPAPRDDDSPEPFPFLTVSGRFMIILSFDGEQQEGAKWLQLTQNILLKALEQEGLGAKTNAGYGRLTAVRKGQ, from the coding sequence ATGAACGTTTATCTTGAGCTTAGTAAAGGATACTGGGGAATCGGAGAATCGGGCCTGAGCCTTGAAGCGGTCGTGAAGGAAAGCGATAAGAAAAGTAAGTTCTACAGGGATCTCGTTAAAGGGTACTGGGAAACATGGGAAAGTGAGGAACAGTGCAGCTTTTATAGCAAATGCTATGAGCGTTACTATGATATCGAGAACCAACCTATCCTTTCCATAGAAGTTCAAGCGGATTCACCGCTAGCTATTGGACATGGCGGAGTTAGTGTACTCGAAACAGGCTTGTTGCTTCACCCCATCTACGGGGTTCCCTTTTTGCCAGCATCGGCGCTTAAAGGAGTCGCGTCCCGATATGCGCATAAAAGTTTGGGTCAGACTTATCCATCGCTATTGCGGACGGGTCATGATTACCAGGTGATTTTTGGGACTCAAGCGTCTGCGGGTTACGTACATTTTCATGATGCTTTAATTACCCCGGAATCCGTGAAGTCTGCATTAAAACAAGATGTCCTGACTCCTCACCATAAGGATTATAACGGAATTATACTAACTGAGGAAGCAGATAGCGGGAGATCGAAAGCCTATCCAGCTCCACGTGATGATGATTCACCTGAACCTTTCCCTTTCTTGACGGTATCCGGGCGCTTTATGATCATACTTTCCTTTGATGGAGAACAACAAGAAGGAGCTAAATGGTTACAGCTTACTCAAAATATTCTTCTAAAGGCGTTGGAGCAGGAGGGGCTGGGCGCTAAGACGAATGCTGGATATGGCAGGTTGACTGCAGTGAGAAAAGGTCAATGA